The Phoenix dactylifera cultivar Barhee BC4 unplaced genomic scaffold, palm_55x_up_171113_PBpolish2nd_filt_p 000292F, whole genome shotgun sequence genomic sequence GAAGTCCTGCTTGAGCTGTCGAATCCTCTTCAAGCAAGCCTCTGCCCGTTTTATGGCTGCCTCCACCCTGTCCTCGCACTTCTCATCAACCTCTCCACCCTGCTGTTCCGTGTCTGTTGACGACTTCTGTACCTTCCGCTGCTCCCACCCATCACTCCCCTCCTCTTGCATCTCACCACCCTTCCTCTTCCTGTTGGAGGAcactacagaaaaaaaaaaaaaaattaaagaaagacATCATGCCGTGCTTAAAGCGACACAACAAGTGCTGTTATTTGAAAGCTCAAAGCACGGCAAAAGCAAAAAGGTAAGCCAGAGTAGAGAAAAGGATGCGGATggtgaaagagagaaagaaaaacacaCAAGCATGCTTACGTACACACCTTGGGTTGCGGCAGGGGAAGAGGAGGGACAACAGATGGGTTGGGAGATGATAGATTTGAGCTCGAGCTTGAGGTAGTCAAAGCGGTTGGGGTGCTGCCTTTCCAGCAACTGCAGCTCCTCTGCGGCCCTCTCCGTCACCCAGGATTCCATGGCCATGGCGAAGTGGAagaaacaatatatatatatatatatatatatatatatatatatatatatatatatatatatatatatatatatatatatatatatatatatatatatatatataggtggaGAGAAAAATAACAAAGATAGGGAGAGCAGGGATTTGATGTGGGAAAGAGGAAAGGGGGAGGTTTGTCTGCCTCTTTGTTGGatttgattaatttattaaagaGCAAAGAGGTGAAGGacaatatgtaaaaaaaaaaaaagacaagacaatgtggaactatatctttcttattgttattatttattattttgctgGAGGGAAGTGGATGGAGTTGGGTTCCGAGCGCCGAAGAGGAAGCTGCTTGGAATTCGCGCAATTTCGTCGGGCGCAGGCCTCGGTATTTGCTGGGATTTCTTTCTTCcaattctttttgtttttaaatctCCTTCCCTTGAAGTTTCCGGAGTATTCCCCTGGTCTTCGTTTTCTGCTGAAGCGTTCGCGAGTGAACCCACCCGGATTCCGATTTGGACCAACTTCGACCCAACTTGATTCTAATGAATTATCCAATCTAATTagattaataaaaaattatttatatatttattaatttttaagtTTTTATGTATAAATCTTTAACTATGTTTGAGTCTTGCACTAACTATAAATTAcatatatcttttttattttttttactaatcATTTGTTATATGGTTAACTATCAAATATTTTGGGtgttgcaatttaatttttgaGGCATATAATAAACTTCTCGAAGTATAGGTTTTAGCTTGATCAGTTTTTTTTAatcgaaaaaaataaatttaatttataCCAACCTAGAGAAAATATATTCCTGTAAGTCAAAACAAAATGTGTTAAAAAATAGGAGGAATGTCCTACAATACAATCCACAAAGCTTGATTAATTATTCAAGATATAT encodes the following:
- the LOC120105464 gene encoding uncharacterized protein LOC120105464; this encodes MAMESWVTERAAEELQLLERQHPNRFDYLKLELKSIISQPICCPSSSPAATQVSSNRKRKGGEMQEEGSDGWEQRKVQKSSTDTEQQGGEVDEKCEDRVEAAIKRAEACLKRIRQLKQDFFC